The Geoalkalibacter subterraneus genome contains the following window.
TCTGAACTTTTTCGATGATCGTCTGCATAGTCTGCAACACGACAATCTGGGTGTGATTCTGGAAGCCTACTTTTCGCTCTATCCGGAAAAAAAGAATGCCGAGAAGGTTTATTGCTTTTTCGATGAGATCCAGGTCGTACCTGGCTGGGAGCCCTTCGTTGACCGCTTGATGCGCATGGAAAAGTGCGAGGTGTACATTACCGGGTCGTCGGCTCAGATGCTCTCACGAGAGATAGCGACCCAGATGCGCGGCCGGGCACTCTCCTGGGAAATGTTCCCGTTTTCATTCCGGGAGTTTCTCGACTACAAGGGGATCGAGAGCGACGGTCCACTCTCGACCAAAAAACGTCTGACTGTCCAGAAGGCATTCGAGGAGTACTGGGAAACCGGTGGCTTCCCCGAGGTTGCAGGCCTTAACCGTATGCTGCGAATCAAGACCCACCAAGAGTATTTCAACGCAATGCTGTTCCGGGACCTTGTTGAACGCCATGATATCTCTCACCCCAAGGCGGTCACGGATCTGGCGCATTGGCTGGTGGACAATACGGGTTCCCTCTATTCCATCAACAACCTGACCGGCTACCTGAAATCCCTGGGGCACAAAGCGCCGAAACCCGCCGTCTCCGATTATCTCGAATGGTTCGAGGATGCCTAC
Protein-coding sequences here:
- a CDS encoding ATP-binding protein, which encodes MIDMLKEIILDFQEIDLPTGVPRRVAVSPVPGKATVCIGVRRSGKSTFMFQLMKKLQDTGVARQNILYLNFFDDRLHSLQHDNLGVILEAYFSLYPEKKNAEKVYCFFDEIQVVPGWEPFVDRLMRMEKCEVYITGSSAQMLSREIATQMRGRALSWEMFPFSFREFLDYKGIESDGPLSTKKRLTVQKAFEEYWETGGFPEVAGLNRMLRIKTHQEYFNAMLFRDLVERHDISHPKAVTDLAHWLVDNTGSLYSINNLTGYLKSLGHKAPKPAVSDYLEWFEDAYVLFTVRIFDASLARANTNPKKIYCADHALVTSISSGILVNSGHLLENLVFTALRRVTPDIFYYKTKAGREVDFIAGRQGPSRMLVQVCESMADQQTRKRETTALAEAMTELKLSHGIIVTRNEEEQIQVDSGKIDVVPAWRFLLNMPESA